The Micromonospora sp. R77 DNA segment CTGACGTACGACGCGGAGCCCGCCTACCGGGTGGAGGCGAGCTACCGGGTCGAGCCCGCCTACCGGCTCGACCCGTCACACCCCGCCGAACCCGGCTACCGCGCCGAGCCCGGCTACCCGGCCGAGCCCGGCTACCCGGCCGAGCCCGGCTACCGGGCCGAGCCGAGCTACGGTGCCGAGCCGGCCTACGGCACCGCGTCGACGTACGGCGCCGAGCCCGGGTACGGCGTCGACCCGGCCTACGGCACCGACACCGGCTACCGGGCCGACCGGCAGCCCGGCTCCCGGGTCGACCCGCTGCCCGCACCCCGCGCCGAGCCGGCGTACCGGACCGATCCGGCGTACCGGGCGGACCCGCCGCACCGGGCCGAACCGGCGGTGGGTCGCTCCGTGCCCGAGCCGCGCCGGGGCACCGCCTCCGTCGAGTCCCGCTACGCGGTGCTGGACAACGGCTACCGGCACGAGGCACCGCCCCCGGAGTCCCGCTACGCCCCGCTGCTCGACAGCGGCTACCGGCCACCGAGCTATCCGGCGGCGGAGCCCGCGCTCCCGGCGGCGGAGCCCGTCCCGACGTACCGGCCGGCCGTGGAGCCGGTGCCGGCGTACCAACCACCGGCGATCTCCGACGGCTATCCGGTGCGCAGCGAGCCGGCCCGGGTGGAGTGGCGGGCGCCGGCCCCGGAGACCGAGCAGGAGCGGGCCGCCGGGGTGCTCCGCCGGGAGCTGGGCACCCCACGGGTGCTCGCCTTCGCCAACCCGAAGGGCGGCGTGCACAAGACCACCGCCACCGTGCTGGCCGCCGCCACGGTGGGCAGCGTGCGCGGGCGGGGCGTGCTCGCCTGGGACGACAACGAGCTGCGCGGCACCCTCGGGCTGCGCGCCGGCAGCGCCCGGCACGCCCGGACCATCCGGCACCTGATCTCCGACCTCGCGCAGATCGAGATCCTGGAGGGCGCACCCCTGCTGGAGCACCTCGACGACTACCTGCGGCACGCCTCCGACGGCTCGTACGACGTGCTGGCTGGGGAGGAGAGCCCGCGCTTCGCGCAGCGGCTGGACCAGTTCACCGTCAAGCGGGTGCTGGAGCTGCTGCGGCGTACCCACGACGTGGTCTGCGTGGACACCGGCAACAACGTGGAGAGCCCGAACT contains these protein-coding regions:
- a CDS encoding AAA family ATPase, which produces MTYDAEPAYRVEASYRVEPAYRLDPSHPAEPGYRAEPGYPAEPGYPAEPGYRAEPSYGAEPAYGTASTYGAEPGYGVDPAYGTDTGYRADRQPGSRVDPLPAPRAEPAYRTDPAYRADPPHRAEPAVGRSVPEPRRGTASVESRYAVLDNGYRHEAPPPESRYAPLLDSGYRPPSYPAAEPALPAAEPVPTYRPAVEPVPAYQPPAISDGYPVRSEPARVEWRAPAPETEQERAAGVLRRELGTPRVLAFANPKGGVHKTTATVLAAATVGSVRGRGVLAWDDNELRGTLGLRAGSARHARTIRHLISDLAQIEILEGAPLLEHLDDYLRHASDGSYDVLAGEESPRFAQRLDQFTVKRVLELLRRTHDVVCVDTGNNVESPNWRTVMQAADQLVVTTVPREDAAFSADWMLDLLHEVGMGELADNAVTLISCPTPGRSSLQDDLERHFATRTRAVAVVPYDAALETGSSIEYHQLQPETRAAWLKAAAVMLEPFAR